In Pyxidicoccus xibeiensis, the following proteins share a genomic window:
- a CDS encoding TraR/DksA family transcriptional regulator: protein MDMLAREAQEALKQRSHRLRARTGASAEAVEVEAEVLTESERRELKDIEEALARIDKGAFGRCMQCGGAIGRHWLRAIPEARHCLTCAAVAR from the coding sequence ATGGACATGCTGGCGCGTGAGGCACAAGAGGCGCTGAAACAGCGTAGCCACCGCCTGCGGGCTCGTACCGGAGCATCCGCGGAGGCGGTGGAGGTCGAGGCCGAGGTGCTCACCGAGTCGGAGCGGCGGGAGTTGAAGGACATCGAGGAAGCGCTCGCGCGCATCGACAAGGGCGCGTTTGGCCGGTGCATGCAGTGCGGTGGCGCGATTGGGCGGCACTGGCTTCGCGCGATTCCGGAGGCACGGCACTGTTTGACGTGCGCGGCGGTGGCGCGGTGA
- a CDS encoding DUF2917 domain-containing protein, with product MAVTLTFPFHHWLRALAERLRPGVQRSYTAGPVSLERGATWSVRTQADESLTLTCGEGLLWLTREGDSRDYVLNPGQTVRLEVPGRVVVQALRPASFRLASGPSRARVANELRAS from the coding sequence ATGGCGGTGACACTCACCTTCCCTTTTCATCACTGGCTGCGGGCCCTGGCGGAGCGCCTGAGGCCTGGCGTGCAACGGAGCTACACCGCGGGGCCGGTGTCGCTGGAGCGGGGTGCCACGTGGAGCGTGCGCACGCAGGCCGACGAGTCCCTGACTCTCACCTGCGGCGAGGGCCTGCTCTGGCTCACGCGCGAGGGCGACTCGCGGGACTACGTGCTGAATCCCGGGCAGACGGTACGGCTGGAGGTTCCCGGCCGCGTGGTGGTGCAGGCGCTGCGCCCCGCGAGCTTCCGCCTCGCGAGCGGGCCGTCCCGGGCGCGCGTCGCGAATGAGCTGCGCGCGTCATGA
- a CDS encoding DMT family transporter — MSWTGRTEEVATRATTETPGTLELSCPGRAEEAPTRATTEQAKTREGLLLGALGVLAFSLTLPVTKVAVPELGSVVTGLGRAVVAAVLAGALLAFRRERLPERRHWPRLAVVAGGLVVGYPLLSALALRDMPAAHSAVLVGLLPAATAVAAVFRARERPSGAFWLASAAGLVAVLAFAVAQGAGRPTAGDGLVLLAVVVGAMAYAEGGSLSRELGGWRVLSWALVLSAPVLLPVVVLSADARVLDASPRAWAALAYLSGVSMFLGCLAWYRALALAGVARVSQLQLLQPLLSLGWSVLLLGEQVGRGTLGAALLVVGCVLASARSRIQRLPAPEAPAVRPP; from the coding sequence ATGTCGTGGACGGGCAGAACCGAAGAAGTGGCCACCCGCGCCACGACGGAAACGCCAGGTACGCTCGAACTGTCATGCCCAGGCCGCGCCGAGGAAGCGCCCACCCGCGCCACGACGGAACAGGCGAAGACTCGCGAGGGCCTTCTGCTCGGCGCGCTGGGAGTGCTGGCCTTCAGCCTGACACTGCCGGTGACGAAGGTCGCGGTGCCGGAGCTGGGCAGCGTCGTGACAGGGCTCGGGCGAGCGGTGGTGGCGGCGGTGTTGGCGGGGGCGCTGCTCGCCTTCCGTCGCGAGCGACTCCCGGAGCGGAGGCACTGGCCCCGGCTGGCGGTAGTGGCGGGAGGACTGGTGGTGGGCTACCCCCTGCTCTCCGCGCTGGCGCTGCGAGACATGCCGGCGGCACATAGCGCGGTGCTGGTGGGCCTGCTGCCCGCGGCGACAGCCGTGGCGGCCGTGTTCCGAGCGAGGGAGCGGCCCTCCGGAGCATTCTGGCTGGCCAGCGCCGCGGGCCTCGTGGCCGTGCTGGCCTTCGCGGTGGCGCAGGGCGCGGGGCGCCCCACGGCGGGAGACGGGCTGGTGCTGCTCGCGGTGGTGGTCGGCGCGATGGCCTATGCCGAGGGCGGAAGCCTGTCCCGGGAGCTCGGAGGCTGGCGCGTCTTGAGCTGGGCCCTGGTGCTGTCCGCGCCCGTGCTGCTGCCCGTGGTGGTGCTGAGCGCCGACGCGCGCGTCCTGGACGCCAGCCCCCGCGCGTGGGCCGCCCTCGCCTACCTGTCGGGCGTGAGCATGTTCCTGGGCTGCCTCGCGTGGTACCGGGCGCTGGCCCTGGCGGGTGTAGCGCGGGTGAGCCAGCTCCAACTGCTCCAGCCGCTGCTCTCGCTGGGCTGGTCCGTGCTGCTGCTCGGCGAGCAGGTGGGGCGCGGCACACTGGGTGCCGCGCTGCTCGTGGTGGGCTGCGTCCTGGCGAGCGCGCGCAGCCGCATCCAGCGACTGCCCGCGCCCGAGGCGCCCGCCGTCAGGCCACCGTGA
- a CDS encoding DUF2381 family protein, giving the protein MLLGSTAARPAPAPVQAQLRRIELAPEPLHEPLEIAIQAGTATLLIFESRLERDKVELEGREHFSRVAVSEDTLALLPTEAVREGERLRLTVRFAEGATPAEARFVLVVDRNRADTQVEVLHSRRVSEPALMEQELQRLREENSRLRAARGPEGLAGAIAAAWVNEQGVAAASLRFTAPSVTGTTHELDITAVGFRTSARVAVELELAFSASERPWSMESAALIGPKGQRLRIVQTWQSGPGQEGARKVRIAVEAAAETHEAHGPHALELREAGGDRTLTISPVTFPSL; this is encoded by the coding sequence GTGCTCCTGGGTTCCACTGCGGCCAGGCCCGCCCCGGCTCCCGTCCAGGCACAGCTCCGGCGCATCGAGCTGGCCCCTGAGCCACTGCATGAGCCCCTGGAGATTGCCATCCAGGCGGGGACCGCCACCCTCCTCATCTTCGAGTCACGCCTCGAGCGCGACAAGGTCGAGCTGGAGGGAAGGGAGCACTTCAGTCGGGTGGCCGTGAGCGAGGACACCCTGGCCCTGCTGCCCACGGAGGCGGTGCGCGAGGGAGAACGGCTGCGGCTCACCGTGCGCTTCGCGGAGGGTGCCACTCCTGCCGAGGCGCGCTTCGTCCTCGTGGTGGACCGTAATCGGGCGGATACCCAGGTCGAGGTGCTCCACTCGCGGCGTGTTTCCGAGCCGGCCCTGATGGAACAGGAGCTTCAGCGACTGCGAGAGGAGAACTCGCGGCTCCGGGCGGCGCGGGGACCCGAGGGTCTGGCAGGCGCCATCGCGGCGGCATGGGTGAACGAACAGGGCGTTGCTGCCGCGAGTCTCAGGTTCACGGCTCCGAGCGTGACGGGCACGACTCACGAACTTGATATCACCGCAGTGGGCTTTCGCACCTCTGCTCGGGTCGCGGTGGAACTGGAGCTGGCGTTCTCCGCGAGCGAGCGTCCCTGGTCGATGGAGAGCGCAGCGCTCATCGGGCCGAAGGGGCAGCGGTTGCGCATCGTGCAGACCTGGCAGTCCGGGCCCGGCCAAGAAGGTGCACGCAAGGTGCGCATCGCGGTGGAGGCAGCCGCGGAGACACACGAAGCTCACGGCCCACATGCCCTGGAGCTACGGGAAGCCGGCGGCGACCGCACCCTCACAATCAGCCCGGTGACGTTTCCTTCCCTGTGA
- a CDS encoding START domain-containing protein: MKLLGNRGAFAAAALLLSAGTAHAEEAWETVAEKPYMVKVRPRPGTQAKDVWAEGELAASAVDVQAVLTDVDSYRQWMPYVKESRVIKDLPDGARLTYTKLDLPVVSSRDYVCRVVQESKLVEDGSGVFAQRWSAEPDAIPQRRDTVRLRLNEGSWRVEPRGEGKSYAVYRFTVDPAGSIPGFLANMGQKDGVVDTFRAVEKRARLHGEGRRKAK, encoded by the coding sequence ATGAAGCTGCTTGGGAACCGGGGGGCCTTCGCGGCCGCCGCGCTGCTGCTCTCCGCCGGGACGGCTCATGCGGAAGAGGCGTGGGAGACGGTGGCGGAGAAGCCGTACATGGTGAAGGTCCGGCCCCGGCCGGGCACCCAGGCGAAGGACGTGTGGGCGGAAGGCGAGCTCGCCGCCAGCGCCGTGGACGTGCAGGCGGTGCTGACGGACGTGGACTCGTACCGGCAATGGATGCCGTACGTGAAGGAGTCGCGCGTCATCAAGGACCTGCCGGACGGCGCGCGGCTGACGTACACGAAGCTGGACCTGCCGGTGGTGTCCTCGCGCGACTACGTGTGCCGGGTGGTGCAGGAGTCGAAGCTGGTGGAGGACGGCTCGGGCGTCTTCGCGCAGCGGTGGTCGGCGGAGCCGGACGCCATCCCCCAGCGCCGGGACACGGTGCGGCTGCGGCTCAACGAGGGGAGCTGGCGCGTGGAGCCTCGCGGCGAGGGGAAATCCTACGCCGTGTACCGGTTCACCGTGGACCCCGCGGGCTCGATTCCGGGCTTCCTGGCCAACATGGGCCAGAAGGACGGGGTGGTGGACACCTTCCGCGCGGTGGAGAAGCGGGCCCGCCTGCATGGCGAGGGGCGCCGGAAGGCGAAGTGA
- a CDS encoding immunity 52 family protein, whose product MNETWYAGAYWLGRRESAEACARRAETFFRSVGRCDPAWAHWCEAAESFETSRLLPFQPDAANLARMFGRKENQESGDGVSLWAWAGERRDEVTGVSLRCGSASQQTSAVCLLKPPSHGPVAERVVSAKVMKEVLRSMVLAWEPEWAVATSDNHRDMVSGRARAGTFVGWMMYFSRRRGEVPPLPEPVRVEPVEGLGTLVVLTPDRFTATNPEHVELAEHVREALRTAKLLNALRPWKPLVYARG is encoded by the coding sequence ATGAACGAGACCTGGTACGCGGGTGCTTACTGGCTGGGGAGGAGGGAATCCGCCGAGGCGTGTGCGCGGCGGGCGGAGACCTTCTTCCGCTCCGTGGGGCGGTGCGACCCTGCGTGGGCGCACTGGTGTGAGGCCGCCGAGTCCTTCGAGACGTCGCGGCTGCTGCCCTTTCAGCCGGACGCGGCGAACCTCGCGCGGATGTTCGGGCGGAAGGAGAACCAGGAGTCCGGGGACGGGGTGAGCCTGTGGGCGTGGGCGGGTGAGCGCCGGGACGAGGTGACGGGGGTGAGCCTGCGGTGTGGCTCGGCGTCGCAACAGACGTCGGCGGTGTGCCTGCTGAAGCCGCCGTCGCACGGGCCGGTGGCGGAGCGGGTGGTGAGCGCCAAGGTGATGAAGGAGGTGCTGCGCAGCATGGTGCTGGCGTGGGAGCCGGAGTGGGCGGTGGCCACGTCGGACAACCACCGGGACATGGTGTCCGGCCGGGCGCGGGCGGGCACCTTCGTCGGGTGGATGATGTACTTCTCCCGCCGCCGGGGCGAGGTGCCGCCGCTGCCGGAGCCGGTGCGGGTGGAGCCGGTGGAGGGACTGGGGACGCTGGTGGTGCTGACGCCGGACCGCTTCACGGCCACCAACCCCGAGCACGTGGAGCTGGCGGAGCACGTCCGCGAGGCGCTGCGGACCGCGAAGCTGCTCAATGCGCTCAGGCCGTGGAAGCCCCTGGTGTACGCGAGAGGGTAA
- a CDS encoding aminotransferase-like domain-containing protein: MGALAQRPKLYEQVAERLGDAIAAGTLRAGDRLPSVRQLSLRERVSISTVLQAYLHLEAVGLIETRPQSGHYVRRRERPRLAEPQVSRPAISATPVTISALVSRVYRAGRDPRLVQLGAAWPAPELLPTRRLYRELNALTREAGDAGALYDIPPGCLELRQQLARRSLDWGCALSPDDFITTCGASEAVHLCLLAVARTGDTIAIESPAYYGTLQAIESLGLRALEIPSSPRDGMELDALQAALERRRVAAVLVVPSFSNPVGSCMPEANRQRLVAMLAERDIPLIEDDIYGDLHFAPERPRTCKSFDTTGTVMLCGSFSKTLAPGFRVGYVAPGRFRERVELLKFSHTVATATLPQLAIARFLQEGGYDRHLRILRRKLAAQVERMVEAVAEYFPANTRAARPAGSSLLWVELPSQVDALALHAKALEAGISIAPGPIFSARPDSYRHFIRLNCGHPWTPRIEGAMGTLGSLARSLA, translated from the coding sequence ATGGGCGCGCTGGCACAGAGACCGAAGCTGTACGAGCAGGTGGCCGAGCGGCTGGGAGACGCCATCGCCGCGGGCACGTTGCGGGCGGGAGACCGGCTGCCGTCGGTGAGGCAGCTCAGCCTTCGCGAGCGGGTGAGCATCTCCACCGTGCTCCAGGCGTACCTGCACCTGGAAGCCGTGGGCCTCATCGAGACGCGCCCGCAGTCCGGCCACTATGTGCGCCGCCGCGAGCGCCCCCGCCTCGCCGAGCCCCAGGTGTCCCGCCCCGCCATCAGCGCCACGCCCGTCACCATCAGCGCGCTCGTCTCCCGCGTGTACCGCGCGGGGAGGGACCCCAGGCTGGTGCAGCTGGGCGCCGCCTGGCCCGCGCCGGAGCTGCTGCCCACGCGCCGGCTGTACCGCGAGCTGAATGCCCTCACCCGCGAGGCGGGGGACGCCGGCGCGCTCTACGACATCCCTCCCGGCTGCCTGGAGCTGCGCCAGCAGCTCGCCCGCCGCTCGCTGGACTGGGGCTGCGCGCTGTCGCCCGACGACTTCATCACCACCTGCGGCGCATCCGAGGCCGTCCACCTGTGCCTGCTCGCGGTGGCGCGCACCGGTGACACCATCGCCATCGAGTCACCCGCGTACTACGGCACGCTCCAGGCCATCGAGTCGCTGGGCCTGCGCGCGCTGGAGATTCCCAGCAGCCCCCGGGACGGCATGGAGCTGGACGCCCTGCAGGCCGCGCTGGAGCGGCGGCGCGTGGCCGCGGTGCTGGTGGTGCCCAGCTTCAGCAACCCGGTGGGAAGCTGCATGCCGGAGGCGAACCGCCAGCGGCTGGTGGCCATGCTGGCCGAGCGAGACATCCCCCTCATCGAGGACGACATCTACGGCGACCTGCACTTCGCCCCGGAGCGCCCGCGCACGTGCAAGTCGTTCGACACGACGGGCACCGTGATGCTGTGCGGCTCGTTCTCCAAGACGCTCGCCCCCGGCTTCCGCGTGGGCTACGTCGCCCCGGGCCGCTTCCGCGAGCGCGTGGAGCTGCTCAAGTTCTCCCATACCGTGGCCACCGCCACGCTGCCGCAGCTGGCGATTGCGCGCTTCCTCCAGGAGGGCGGCTATGACAGGCACCTGCGCATCCTGCGCCGCAAGCTCGCCGCCCAGGTGGAGCGCATGGTCGAGGCAGTGGCGGAGTACTTCCCGGCGAACACGCGCGCGGCCCGCCCCGCTGGCAGCTCGCTGCTGTGGGTGGAGCTGCCTTCCCAGGTGGATGCGCTGGCGCTGCACGCGAAGGCGCTGGAGGCGGGCATCAGCATCGCCCCCGGGCCCATCTTCTCCGCCCGGCCGGACTCGTACCGGCACTTCATCCGGCTCAACTGCGGCCATCCGTGGACGCCCCGCATCGAGGGTGCCATGGGCACCCTGGGGAGCCTCGCGCGCAGCCTGGCGTGA
- a CDS encoding ammonia-forming cytochrome c nitrite reductase subunit c552: MANPNAPVKRRGLLLLVGVGLVSALAAAAAVALATNIFERKQEAKNTFVRVVELTDDTVDPAIWGKNFPLQYDSYLRTVDQVRTQYGGSEAVPRAPTQADPRSVVAQSRLEEDPRLKAMWAGYAFSKDFREERGHAYMLDDQTFTERQQVTQQPGTCIHCHASTYTAYKKLGNGDIMKGFDALNHMKYFEARKQVEHPVSCIDCHDSQTMQLRVTRPAFMQGMARMKAAQGVKDFDVNRDATRQEMRSYVCGQCHVEYYFKGPEKTLTYPWDKGLKVENILAYYEENPHKDWTHADTGAPVLKAQHPEFEMWNQGIHARSGVACADCHMPYTRVGAQKVSDHHVRSPLLNINRACQTCHHFSEDELRSRAEALQARTFQLRNQGLDALVGLIADVKAAKVAGKTDADLAGVYALQRRGQFMLDFIEAENSMGFHAPEEAARILGQATNLIRQAQIMVRDPSFKPEVPDMPPPGAGDAHAGPGTPGKTVGNPGGGSPAH; the protein is encoded by the coding sequence ATGGCGAACCCGAATGCCCCCGTGAAGCGCAGGGGACTGCTACTGCTGGTGGGCGTGGGCCTCGTGTCGGCCCTGGCCGCCGCGGCCGCCGTCGCCCTTGCCACCAACATCTTCGAGCGCAAGCAGGAGGCGAAGAACACCTTCGTCCGCGTGGTGGAGCTCACCGATGACACGGTGGACCCCGCCATCTGGGGCAAGAACTTCCCGCTCCAGTACGACAGCTACCTGCGCACCGTGGACCAGGTGCGCACGCAGTACGGCGGCAGCGAGGCGGTGCCGCGAGCGCCCACCCAGGCGGACCCGCGCTCCGTGGTGGCCCAGAGCCGGCTGGAGGAGGACCCGCGCCTGAAGGCGATGTGGGCCGGCTATGCCTTCAGCAAGGACTTCCGCGAGGAGCGGGGCCACGCGTACATGCTGGACGACCAGACCTTCACCGAGCGCCAGCAGGTGACGCAGCAGCCGGGCACCTGCATCCACTGCCACGCCAGCACGTACACCGCGTACAAGAAGCTGGGCAACGGCGACATCATGAAGGGCTTCGACGCGCTCAACCACATGAAGTACTTCGAGGCGCGCAAGCAGGTGGAGCACCCGGTGAGCTGCATCGACTGCCATGACAGCCAGACGATGCAGCTGCGGGTGACGCGGCCGGCCTTCATGCAGGGCATGGCGCGCATGAAGGCGGCGCAGGGCGTGAAGGACTTCGACGTCAACCGCGACGCCACGCGCCAGGAGATGCGCAGCTACGTGTGCGGCCAGTGCCACGTGGAGTACTACTTCAAGGGCCCGGAGAAGACGCTCACGTACCCGTGGGACAAGGGCCTGAAGGTGGAGAACATCCTCGCGTACTACGAGGAGAACCCGCACAAGGACTGGACGCACGCGGACACGGGCGCGCCGGTGCTCAAGGCGCAGCACCCCGAGTTCGAGATGTGGAACCAGGGCATCCACGCGCGCTCGGGCGTGGCCTGCGCGGACTGCCACATGCCGTACACGCGGGTGGGGGCGCAGAAGGTCAGCGACCACCACGTGCGCAGCCCGCTGCTCAACATCAACCGCGCCTGCCAGACGTGCCACCACTTCTCGGAGGACGAGCTGCGGTCCCGGGCCGAGGCGCTCCAGGCGCGCACCTTCCAGCTGCGCAACCAGGGGCTGGACGCGCTGGTGGGGCTCATCGCCGACGTGAAGGCGGCGAAGGTGGCGGGGAAGACGGACGCGGACCTGGCCGGCGTGTACGCGCTGCAGCGGCGCGGCCAGTTCATGCTGGACTTCATCGAGGCGGAGAACTCGATGGGCTTCCACGCGCCGGAGGAGGCCGCCCGCATCCTCGGGCAGGCGACCAACCTCATCCGGCAGGCGCAGATCATGGTGCGCGACCCATCCTTCAAGCCGGAGGTCCCCGACATGCCACCGCCCGGGGCGGGGGATGCGCACGCCGGGCCCGGCACCCCGGGCAAGACGGTGGGCAACCCTGGCGGCGGTAGCCCGGCCCACTGA
- the nrfH gene encoding cytochrome c nitrite reductase small subunit — protein sequence MLGVSRRVAVSAVVLAVLVGTAVGAAGFTFIYAKGASYLTDDPAACANCHVMNEQYAGWVKSSHHNVAVCNDCHTPHSFFGKYYTKALNGWHHSVAFTSGDFHEPIHIGERNLQVTEAACRSCHQDITHAIEPELLVRVSAQATKEPRKEADRHGSQHPVPRDGTMSCLRCHRSVGHLELD from the coding sequence ATGCTTGGCGTGTCCCGCCGTGTCGCCGTCAGCGCAGTCGTGCTCGCCGTCCTGGTCGGTACGGCCGTCGGTGCGGCCGGCTTCACCTTCATCTACGCGAAGGGCGCCTCGTACCTCACGGACGACCCGGCCGCATGTGCCAACTGCCACGTGATGAACGAGCAGTACGCGGGCTGGGTGAAGAGCAGCCACCACAACGTGGCGGTGTGCAATGACTGTCACACCCCACACAGCTTCTTCGGGAAGTACTACACCAAGGCGCTCAACGGCTGGCACCATTCGGTGGCCTTCACTTCCGGGGACTTCCACGAGCCCATCCACATCGGTGAGCGCAACCTGCAGGTGACGGAGGCGGCGTGCCGCTCCTGTCACCAGGACATCACCCATGCGATTGAGCCGGAGCTGCTGGTGCGCGTCTCCGCGCAGGCCACGAAAGAGCCCCGGAAGGAAGCCGACCGGCATGGCAGCCAGCATCCCGTGCCCCGGGACGGGACAATGAGCTGTCTGCGCTGCCACCGCTCGGTGGGACACCTGGAACTGGACTGA
- a CDS encoding serine/threonine protein kinase: MSSDIPQVNPDTLPPGTVVGGCWRLLERLGVGGYGAVYKVEATDHPGRYFALKLSRQLYEPRARRELTLLMDKAVHAHVVAVHACGRWPDIVTGHFFFVMDWVPGPALHLWADLHNPSFQQLADAARRVSLILDAIHAGGVLHRDLKPEHILMRGPHGDPVLIDFGSGDYLGAPTLTLGPLPPGTLHMRSPEAVRFHQRHWRRLDARYAFEPTDDLYSLGVCLYRAATGHYPFAPEWPPDVLCAAIVSQQPPAPSEVNPRVPPSLSALILRLLEKDPAQRFETGAELHEALTVAREERLREPWETPLFEWHEAPVSTGEGAPVPARRVRRPEWPSHKHRPPSVVRARLLRLWAEVLGWLRPPPKPTPYTKPREALLEGRARRVYPGRRRALVAAGGLAMVAVLVALGARAAGAWGNTTAQVRSEATAAVGQKVASPAEALHTVPVAVPPPAEPTPAAVAPRAASSQEAAPVNVKKTDTASKSQVAEKKAPTLGARAGTAARTLAMCGALGCASTPPLMEQPLPPPEDCPPASMAAMKRLRIPIGAALMSEFVRTGDGEPITVREGRAIAYTLRTVGDLSSGAEVDGYLYVTPQRVYGRFTQVRYKNERYPGCFELWELNSRQRGFPREPGGDAQNAIIVNNVDIRAVHRFQ; the protein is encoded by the coding sequence ATGAGCTCGGACATTCCCCAGGTGAACCCGGACACGCTGCCCCCCGGCACGGTGGTGGGCGGCTGCTGGCGCCTCCTCGAGCGGCTGGGGGTGGGCGGCTACGGCGCCGTCTACAAGGTGGAGGCCACGGACCACCCGGGCCGCTACTTCGCGCTCAAGCTGTCCCGGCAGCTCTACGAGCCGCGCGCCCGGCGCGAGCTCACGCTGCTCATGGACAAGGCAGTCCACGCGCACGTGGTGGCCGTCCACGCCTGCGGGCGCTGGCCGGACATCGTCACCGGCCACTTCTTCTTCGTCATGGACTGGGTGCCCGGACCCGCGCTCCACCTCTGGGCAGACCTCCACAACCCCTCCTTCCAGCAGCTGGCGGACGCCGCGCGCCGCGTGTCCCTCATCCTGGATGCCATCCACGCCGGGGGCGTGCTGCACCGCGACCTCAAGCCCGAGCACATCCTCATGCGCGGCCCCCACGGCGACCCGGTGCTCATCGACTTCGGCTCGGGCGACTACCTGGGTGCGCCCACCCTCACGCTGGGGCCCCTGCCTCCGGGCACCCTCCACATGCGCAGCCCCGAGGCCGTCCGGTTCCACCAGCGCCACTGGCGCCGCCTCGACGCCCGCTACGCCTTCGAGCCCACCGACGACCTCTACTCCCTGGGCGTGTGCCTGTACCGCGCGGCCACCGGCCACTACCCGTTCGCTCCGGAGTGGCCTCCGGACGTGCTGTGCGCGGCCATCGTCTCGCAGCAGCCTCCGGCGCCGTCGGAGGTGAATCCCCGCGTCCCGCCCTCGCTCAGCGCCCTCATCCTGCGCCTGCTGGAGAAGGACCCCGCCCAGCGCTTCGAGACCGGCGCGGAGCTCCACGAGGCGCTGACCGTGGCCCGCGAGGAGCGCCTGCGCGAGCCGTGGGAGACGCCCCTGTTCGAGTGGCACGAGGCCCCGGTCTCCACCGGGGAAGGCGCCCCGGTGCCCGCCCGCCGCGTGCGCCGTCCGGAGTGGCCGTCCCACAAGCACCGGCCGCCATCCGTGGTGCGAGCCCGGCTGCTGCGGTTGTGGGCGGAGGTGCTGGGGTGGTTGCGCCCGCCTCCGAAACCCACTCCCTACACGAAGCCCAGGGAGGCCCTGCTGGAGGGGCGAGCGCGCCGGGTATACCCGGGCCGGCGGCGGGCGCTCGTGGCGGCGGGAGGGCTCGCCATGGTGGCGGTCCTGGTGGCGCTGGGGGCTCGGGCAGCGGGAGCATGGGGCAACACTACCGCCCAGGTGAGGTCCGAGGCAACCGCCGCAGTCGGTCAGAAAGTGGCCAGCCCGGCGGAGGCCCTCCACACTGTCCCGGTCGCGGTCCCGCCCCCGGCGGAGCCTACCCCCGCGGCCGTCGCCCCCCGGGCGGCGTCATCCCAGGAAGCCGCTCCCGTGAATGTGAAGAAGACCGACACCGCCTCCAAGTCCCAGGTGGCGGAGAAGAAGGCACCCACGCTCGGCGCCCGTGCCGGCACCGCGGCCCGGACGCTGGCCATGTGCGGCGCTCTCGGCTGTGCGAGCACGCCGCCGCTGATGGAGCAGCCGCTGCCGCCACCCGAGGACTGCCCGCCTGCGTCGATGGCGGCGATGAAGCGATTGAGGATTCCCATCGGGGCGGCCCTCATGAGCGAGTTCGTCAGGACTGGGGACGGCGAGCCCATCACCGTCCGCGAGGGGCGGGCCATCGCCTATACCCTCAGGACCGTGGGAGACCTGTCGAGCGGCGCGGAGGTGGATGGGTATCTCTACGTGACGCCCCAGCGCGTCTATGGCCGCTTCACCCAGGTCCGCTACAAGAATGAGCGGTATCCGGGCTGCTTCGAGCTCTGGGAGTTGAACTCGAGGCAGCGCGGCTTCCCGAGGGAGCCCGGAGGCGACGCGCAGAACGCCATCATCGTCAACAACGTCGATATCCGGGCCGTCCACCGCTTCCAGTGA
- the map gene encoding type I methionyl aminopeptidase yields MTTAVPRTAPAVLPGPNDTCWCGSGSKYKKCHRGADAVEARKKGPEVARRGVRPGIISPRRDVPLHIPRPDYASSGRPSRRAPASEINSPDVIARMRRACKAAAEVLQEVSAHVRPGITTDELDALTHEAYIKRGGYPSTLNYHGFPKSLCTSVNEVVCHGIPDSRALEDGDIVNLDITIYLDGVHGDCSATYFVGNVDAESQRLVKVTRECLEVGIAAVKPGRPISDIGRAIEDHATRNGMSVVRAYCGHGIGETFHTSLQIPHYYEPDSNTIMEPGMIFTVEPMINLGGWGSRTWDDGWTAVTADGSRSAQFEHTLLVTEKGAEILTVA; encoded by the coding sequence ATGACCACCGCAGTCCCTCGCACGGCCCCCGCCGTCCTGCCCGGCCCCAATGACACGTGCTGGTGTGGCAGCGGCTCCAAGTACAAGAAGTGCCACCGCGGCGCCGACGCCGTCGAGGCCCGCAAGAAGGGCCCCGAGGTGGCCCGCCGTGGCGTCCGCCCGGGCATCATCAGCCCCCGCCGCGACGTGCCCCTCCACATCCCCCGCCCGGACTACGCGTCGTCAGGCCGGCCCTCGCGCCGGGCTCCGGCCTCCGAAATCAACTCGCCGGACGTCATCGCCCGCATGCGCCGCGCCTGCAAGGCCGCCGCGGAGGTCCTCCAGGAGGTCTCCGCCCACGTGCGCCCGGGCATCACCACCGACGAGCTGGATGCCCTCACCCACGAGGCGTACATCAAGCGTGGCGGCTACCCGAGCACCCTCAACTACCACGGCTTCCCCAAGTCGCTGTGCACCTCCGTCAACGAGGTCGTCTGTCACGGCATCCCCGACAGCCGCGCGCTGGAGGATGGCGACATCGTCAACCTGGACATCACCATCTACCTGGATGGCGTCCATGGTGACTGCTCGGCCACCTACTTCGTCGGCAACGTGGACGCGGAGAGCCAGCGGTTGGTGAAGGTGACGCGCGAGTGCCTGGAGGTCGGCATCGCCGCCGTGAAGCCCGGCCGCCCCATCAGCGACATCGGCCGCGCCATCGAGGACCACGCCACCAGGAATGGCATGAGCGTGGTGCGCGCCTACTGCGGCCACGGCATCGGCGAGACGTTCCACACGTCCCTCCAGATTCCCCACTATTACGAGCCCGACTCCAACACCATCATGGAGCCCGGGATGATCTTCACCGTGGAGCCGATGATCAACCTGGGCGGCTGGGGCAGCCGCACCTGGGATGACGGGTGGACCGCCGTCACCGCCGACGGCAGCCGCAGCGCCCAGTTCGAGCACACCCTCCTCGTCACCGAGAAGGGCGCCGAGATTCTCACGGTGGCCTGA